ACCGGGTAGCCGATCGTGTGCGCGATGTCGCGGGCGTCGTCGTAGGAGACCGCCGTGCCGTGCTTCGGCGCGACCAGGCCGGCCTCGTCGAGGACCCGGCCGAAGGCGCCGCGCTCCTCCGCGAGGTCGATCGCCTCGGGCTGGGTGCCGACGATCGGGACACCTGCGTCCTTCAGGCCCTGCGCGAGGCCGAGCGGCGTCTGGCCACCGAGCGTCGCGATGACGCCGGCGACCGGGCCCGCGGCGAGCTCGGCGTGGTAGATCTCGAGGACGTCCTCGAGCGTCAGGGGCTCGAAGTAGAGGCGGTCCGCGGTGTCGTAGTCGGTGGAGACCGTCTCCGGGTTGCAGTTGACCATGATCGTCTCGTAGCCCGCCCGCGACAGCTCCAGGGCGGCGTGCACGCACGAGTAGTCGAACTCGATGCCCTGGCCGATGCGGTTGGGGCCGGAGCCGAGGATCAGGACGGCCGGCTTCTCCCGCGGCTGCACCTCGGTCTCCTCGTCGTAGGACGAGTAGTGGTACGGCGTCTTGGCGGCGAACTCGGCGGCGCAGGTGTCGACGGTCTTGTAGACGGGGCGGACGCCGGTGGCCCAGCGGGCCGCGCGGACCTCGGCCTCGGACAGGCCGCGGATGTCGGCGATCTGTGCGTCGGAGAAGCCGTGGCGCTTGGCCAGCCGCAGCGTCGCCTCGTCGAGCTCCTTCGCCTCCGCGGTGGCGACGGCCACCTCGTGGATGAGGAAGAGCTGGTCGACGAACCACGGGTCGATCTTCGTGGCCTCGAAGATCTCCTCCTGGGTCGCGCCGGCGCGGATCGCCTGCATGACCTTCTGCACGCGCCCGTCGTGCGGCCGCTTGATCTGCGCCAGCAGCTCGGCCTTGTCGCCGGCCTCGCCGGTGAAGCGGAACGGCGCGGCCTTGTTCTCCATGGAGCGGAGCGCCTTGTTGAAGGACTCGGTGAAGTTGCGGCCGATGGACATCGCCTCGCCGACGGACTTCATGTGCGTGGTGAGGGTGTCGTCCGCGGTCGGGAACTTCTCGAACGCGAACCGCGGGACCTTCACGACGACGTAGTCGAGGGTCGGCTCGAACGACGCCGCCGTGGAGCCCTGCGGGCCGGCGGTGATGTCGTTCTCGATCTCGTCGAGCGTGTAGCCGATCGCGACCTTGGCGGCGATCTTGGCGATCGGGTAGCCGGTCGCCTTCGACGCCAGCGCCGAGGAGCGGGAGACGCGCGGGTTCATCTCGATGACGATGACGCGGCCGTCTGCCGGGTTGACGGCGTACTGGATGTTGCAGCCGCCGGTGTCCACGCCGACCTCGCGGATGATGCCGATGGCGAGGTCGCGCAGGTGCTGGTACTCGCGGTCGGTCAGGGTCATCGCCGGGGCGACGGTGATCGAGTCACCGGTGTGGGTGCCCATCGGGTCGAAGTTCTCGATGGAGCAGATGATGACGACGTTGTCGTTCTTGTCGCGCATCACCTCCAGCTCGTACTCCTTCCAGCCGAGGATCGACTCCTCGATGAGGACCTCGGTGGTCGGCGACGCGGAGAGGCCGGCGCCGGCGAGGCGACGCAGCTCCTCCTCGTTGTAGGCGATGCCGGAGCCGGTGCCGCCCATGGTGAACGACGGGCGGATGACGACCGGGTAGACGCCGCCGAGGGTCTCGACGGCCGCCAGGACCTCGTCCATCGTGTGGCAGATCTCGGAGCGGGCGACCTCGCCGCCGACCTTCTCGACGATCGCGTTGAAGAGCTCGCGGTTCTCACCTCGGTGGATCGCGTCGAAGTTGGCGCCGATCATCTCTACGCCGTACTTCTCCAGGACGCCGGACTCGTGCGCCGCGATGGCGGCGTTGAGGGCGGTCTGGCCACCGAGGGTCGGCAGGATCGCGTCAGGGCGCTCCTTGGCGATCACCTTCTCGACGAACTCGGGGGTGATCGGCTCCACGTAGGTGGCGTCGGCGAACTCCGGGTCGGTCATGATCGTGGCCGGGTTGGAGTTGATCAGGATGACCCGGAGACCCTCGGCCTTGAGGATGCGGCAGGCCTGGGTGCCGGAGTAGTCGAACTCGCAGGCCTGGCCGATGATGATCGGGCCGGAGCCGATGACGAGGACGGACTTGATGTCGTCGCGCTTGGGCATCTTGGTCAGGCCTTCCGGTCGTTCATGAGCTGCACGAAGCGGTCGAAGAGGTACGCCGCGTCGTGGGGGCCGGCAGCGGCCTCCGGGTGGTACTGCACGGAGAAGGCCTTGAGGCCGTTCCCGTCGACGAGCTCGAGGCCCTCGACGCAGTCGTCGTTGAGGTTGATGTGCGAGACCGTGGCCTCGCCGAAGGGCGTCGTCGTCGAGCCCTCGAGCGGGGCGTCGACCGCGAAGCCGTGGTTGTGCGCGGTGACCTCGACCTTGCCGGTCGTGCGGTCCAGCACGGGCTGGTTGATGCCGCGGTGGCCGTACTTCAGCTTGTAGGTGCCGAACCCGAGCGCGCGACCGAAGAGCTGGTTGCCGAAGCAGATGCCGAAGTACGGGATCCCCTCGCCCAGCGCCGCCTTGAGCAGCTCGACCTGGCCGGTGGTCGCCGCCGGGTCGCCGGGACCGTTGGAGAAGAAGAGGCCGTCGGGCTGGACGGCCTGCACGTCCTCGAGCGTCGCGGTCGCGGGGAGCACGTGCACCTCGATGCCGCGCTCGGCCATCATCCGCGGCGTGTTCGCCTTGATGCCCAGGTCGACCGCGGCGACGGTGAGCTTCTTCTCGCCGATCGCCGGGACGACGTACGCCTCCGTGGTGGTGACCGCGTCGGACAGGTTGGCACCGGTCATCTCGGCCTCTGCGCGGACCTTGGCGAGCAGCGCCTCCGGGTCGGTCTCGACCGTGGAGATGCCGACGCGCATGGAGCCGACCTCGCGGAGGTGGCGGGTCAGCGCGCGCGTGTCGATGCCGGAGATGCCGACGACGCCCTGCTCCTTGAGCTCGTCGTCGAGCGAGCGCACCGAGCGCCAGTTGGACGGGACGCGGGCAGGGTCACGCACGACGTAGCCGGCGACCCAGATCTTCCGCGACTCCGGGTCCTCGTCGTTCATGCCGGTGTTGCCGACGTGCGGCGCGGTCATGACGACGACCTGACGGTGGTACGACGGGTCGGTCAGCGTCTCCTGGTAGCCGGACATGCCGGTGGAGAAGACGGCCTCGCCGAAGGTCTCGCCCTCGGCACCGAAGGACTCGCCACGGAACGTCCGTCCGTCCTCGAGCACGAGGAGTGCGGGCTTCACAGTCACTGCAGCTTTCCTTCCATCACGGTTGCCTTGCCACGCAGGAACGTGGCGTGCACGGCGCCGGTCAGCTCGCGACCGTGCCAGGGGTTGTTGCGGGACAGCGACACGCTCGCGTCGCGGTCCACGGTGACCTTCGCCGACGGGTCGACGAGGGTGATGTTGGCGGGGGCGCCGACGGCGATCTCGTGGCCGTGGCCGTCGAGACCGGCGATGCGCGCGGGGTTGGTGCTGAGCACGCGGGCGACGCCGGCCCAGTCCAGCAGGCCGGTCTCGACCATGGTGGTCACGACCACCGACAGCGCCGTCTCGAGGCCGAGCATGCCGAACGCGGCGTCGACGAAGGCGTGCTCCTTGTCGTGCTTCGCGTGCGGGGCGTGGTCGGTGGCGACCGCGTCGATCGTGCCGTCGGCGAGCGCGGCCCGGAGCGCCTGCACGTCCTCGGCGGGACGCAGCGGCGGGTTGACCTTGTACGTCGGGTCGTAGCCGAGCAGCTCGTCGGTCGTCAGGATCAGGTGGTGCGGGGTCACCTCGCAGGTGACGTCGATGCCCTGGGACTTCGCCCAGCGCACCACCTCGACCGAGCCGGCCGTGGAGACGTGCGCGACGTGCACGCGGCTGCCGGTGTGGCGCGCCAGCATGACGTCGCGGGCGACGATCACCTCCTCGGCGATGCCGGGCCAGCCGGGCAGGCCGAGCTGGCCCGAGATCTCGCCCTCGTGGCAGCAGGCGCTGCCGTAGGGCGCGAGGGACGGGTCCTGGGCGTGCTGGGAGACGACACCGCCGAACGCCTTCACGTACTCGAGGGCACGGCGCATGACGCGCGCGTCGTGGACGCACTTGCCGTCGTCGGAGAAGACCCGGACCCGGGCCCGGCTGCGCGCCATCAGGCCGAGCTCGGCCAGCTCGTGGCCCTCGAGGTCCTTGGTGACGGCGCCGACCGGCTGCACGTCGACGTAGCCGGCGGCGACGCCGAGGTCGAGCACCCGCTCGGCCGCCTCCGCGGTGTCGGTGACCGGGTTGGTGTTGGCCATGGCCAGGACGGCGGTGTAGCCACCGACCGCCGCGGCCTGGGAACCGGTGAGGATCGTCTCCGCGTCCTCACGGCCGGGCTGGCGCAGGTGGGTGTGGAGGTCGACGAAGCCAGGCAGCGCGACGAGGCCGGCTGCCTCGACGACGACGGCACCGGTCGCGTCGAGGTCCGTGCCGAGACCGGCGATCGCGCCGTCCGCGAGCAGCAGGTCGGCGGGCTCGCCACCGAGGATCCGGGCGCCCCTGATCAGGGTCTTGTCGGACATGAGGTTCACTCCCCCGTCGTCGCTGCCGCAGCCGACGGGCCGGCGAGCAGGTGGTAGAGCACGGACATGCGGATCGCGACACCGGCGGAGACCTGGTCGAGCACGGCGCTGGACGCCGCGTCGGCCGCCTCCGGCGCGATCTCGAGGCCACGGTTCATCGGCCCCGGGTGAAGGATCGGAGCGCCCTCCTTGAGAAGGGCGAGGCGCGACCGCGTCAGGCCGTAGCCGACGGTGTACTCGCGGGCCGTCGGGAAGTAGCCGCCCGACATCCGCTCCTTCTGGACCCGCAGCATCATCACGGCGTCCGCGGTGGGCAGCACCGCGTCGACGTCGTACGACGTGGCGAAGCCGGCGTCCTTGGACCAGGCGGTGATGCCCGAGGGCATCAGGGTCGGCGGGGCCACCACGGTGACCTCCGCTCCGAGCTTGGTCAGGCACTTCACGCCCGAGCGGAACACGCGGCTGTGCGTGAGGTCGCCCACGATCGCGATGTGGCGGCCCTCGAGCGAACCGAGCCGGCGGGTCAGCGTGTAGGCGTCGAGCAGGGCCTGGGTGGGGTGCTCGTGGGTGCCGTCGCCGGCGTTGATCACCGGGATGTCCAGCCACCCGGCGACCTGGTGGGCGGCACCCGACGCGGAGTGGCGCATGACGAGGCCGTCGATGCCCATCGCGGTGACCGTCAGGACGGTGTCGCGCAGCGACTCGCCCTTCGAGGTGGAGGAGCCCTTGGCAGACAGGTTGATCACGTCCGCCGAGAGCCACTTGCCGGCGATCTCGAAGCTCGAGCGGGTCCGGGTGGAGTCCTCGAAGAAGAGGTTGATCACGGTCTTGCCACGCAGCGCGGGCAGCTTCTTCACGTCACGCCGCTGCACGTCGTGCATCTCGGCGGCGGTCTCGAAGAGTGCGTGGACGTCGTCGACCGTCAGGTCGTCGATCGACAGCAGGTGCTTCTTCACGCGCCCCTCCCTTCTGCGATGCGGACCTCGTCGGTGCCGTCGGTCTCGGCCAGGCGCACGCCGACGCGCTCCGTGCGTGCGCTGGGGAGGTTCTTGCCGACGTGGTCGGCACGGATCGGGAGCTCGCGGTGCCCGCGGTCCACGAGGACTGCGAGGCGCACGACGGCCGGCCGGCCGAGATCCGCGAGGGCGTCGAGCGCGGCCCGGATGGTCCGACCTGAGTACAGCACGTCGTCGACGAGGACGACGGTCTTGCCGTCGATGCCGCCGGCAGGCACGACGGTCTTGTGGGGGCTGCGCATCGGGTGCGACCTGAGGTCGTCGCGGTACATCGTGACGTCGAGCTCACCGACCGGCACCGCGGTGCCCTCGACGGCGAGGATCTTCGCGGCGATGCGCTTCGCGAGCGGCACACCCCGCGTGGGCAGGCCGAGCAGGACGAGGTCCTCGGCTGACCTGTTGCGCTCGAGGATCTCGTGCGAGATGCGGGTCAGCGCGCGGTTGACGTCCTGGAAGTCGAGCACGATGCGACCGGGACCGGTCGACGCATCGGTGGAGTCACCGGGGACCAGATCATGGGTAGGCATCAGCGCTGCTGACTCCTTCTCCGCCTCACGGGACGGCTCGTTAAAGGATGTCGAACGGGGCCCACCCTAACAGGCGCACGGCTGCTCGTCCGCACCGGCCGGGCTCGCGTCTCACCGTGCGAGGTGGCGCGCGCGGACGACCTGGAAGAGCCCGTAGCAGGCCAGGCCGAGCGCGACCCCGCCGAGCAGCCACGGGCCCGCCGGCTCGTGCAGGAGCCGCCCGAGCGCCTGGTCCAGGCCCCCGGCCCGTGCCGGGTCGTGGGTCGCGGCGGCCCAGATGAAGAGTCCGCCGACGATGCCGAACGCGAGTCCCTTGGCGACGTACCCGACCGTACCGAGCGCCACGTAGAGGGTGCCGGCGTCGCCGCTGCGCCCCTCGGCGGTGAGGTGCTCGCGGTGCCGTCCGGTGAGCCCCCGCCAGCACATGCCGACGGTGTAGCCGAGAAGGGCGGCTCCGACCGCGGCGACCAGCCAGGGGCCGCCCGGCCACGCCATGATCCGGCCCGACCATCCCTCTTCCGAACGGCCCGATGCACCGCCACCGCTTCCCAGGAGCACCCCGAACGCGCTCGTGCCGATCGCCCCGTACGCGACTGCCTTGGCGGCAGCGACCGCCCGGTGCCACCAGCGCGGGCCGGTCTCCTCCTCACGGTGCTCGACCGCGAGCTCCAGCACGCGCCAGAGGACCAGGACGGCCATGCCTGCCGCGACGAGCGCCACCGCCGCCTTGCCGAAGGGCTGCTCGGCGAGCTGGTGCACGGCGCCGCGCCGGTCGATGCGGTCCTGGCGCTGCCCGAGCGCCAGCTGCAGCGCGAGCCAGGCGATGACCAGGTGGACCAGCCCGTAGGCGACGAGGCCGAAGCGGATCCCGGCGTCGAGCAGGTCGCTGCGGTCCGCCCGCCGCCCGGCTTGTTCCACCTCGCCCTTCACGCTCACGTCGGGAACGGTTCCCCCGGGCAGCCTCCCGTAGTCGCTACGGCTTCTGGATGAGCAGCTCGACGTTGCGGTCCGTCGGCTCGCCGCTGCGGTTCGTCGTGTGCTCCTGCCAGTCGTTGGCGCTCAGCTCCCGCGCCAGGGCGGCGAGCTGCACGGTGTTGGCCAGGCTGCCGGACCACGTACCCGCTGCGTGGTCGACCATGGTGCAGAAGAGGGAGAGCGTGCCGTCACCGTTGTCGGCGATCTCGAGCAGGCGCGACTGCTGCGGGAAGTCGACGTGCGAGGCCGTGTTGATCTCCCAGAACCCGCGCTTGCCACCCGGCCGGGCCCAGATCTGGTTGCGGTGGCTGTGCCCGTTGATCCAGGCGATCACGCGCGGGTGCTCCTGGAGCAGGGCGACCACGGCAGGGCCCTGGACGCGCGGGTTCGGGTCGCCGCCGGTCACGATCAGCGGGTTGTCCATCGTCTCGCTGGTGTGGTGGCTGCAGACGATCTGGTACGCGGCGCGCGGCGCGGCCAGCTCGGCGGCGAGCCAGTCCATCTGGGGCTGGTCGATCGAGCCGTTGGAGTAGCCGTTGGGGTTGACGGTGTCGAGCACGAGGAACTGCACGTCGCCCCGCACGAAGGTGTAGTAGGCGGTGCCGTCGGCGCGGTTCGCCTCGGTGAAGCCGTGGCCGACCGGCGTACCGGTCGTGGTGAAGTGCTCCTCGACGATCTGTCGTCGCGTCAGGATGCGGCGGTCCGGGTCGGGACTGACCAGGCGCACGTGGGTCCCGAGCTCGAGGGTGCCGAGCAGGTTGTTCAGGAGGCCCAGCGGGTCGGTACGCAGTGCGTGCAGCAGATCGGCCTGGCTCAGGCCCGAGGGCGGGCTGATGATCTTGAGGCTGCCGGTCGCGATCGCGCTCATGCCGGCACCGAGCGTCCCGGGCGGGAAGTTGCCCTGCACTCCCCCGTCGTGGTTGCCGAACGCGGTGAACCACGGCATGCGCAGGCCCACCGGCGTGAACGGGCGCCGTGCGGCGTCGAGCAGGCCCGGGACCACCGGGAAGCCGTACTCCTTGCGAGGGATGTCGACGGGCCGCAGCAGCGGCTGCCCGTCGGGATGCCAGTAGTGCAGGTCGTAGCTGAGCAGGTCCTGGTCCGCGACGCCCTCCCACCGCGTCCGGTTGCCGGAGTCGGGGGTGAGCACCGTGCCGCCGGAGAGCACCGCGATGTTCCACCGGGTCTCGTTGTACTGGGCGTTGTCGGCGTTGTCGCCGGTCTGGATCGCGAGGGCGAGCGGAAGCCCGGTCACCGGCGCTGCGGCGGCCACCTCGTTGATCGCGCGGACCATCGCATCGGCGACCTGGGTGCTGAGCATCTCGTGTGCGCGGTACGCCGAGGACGCAAGGCCCGTGGTCGGGTCGCCGTCGATGTCGGTGTCGTCGAAGCGGTCCACCCACTCCAGCCGCATCGGCGACTGGGCGTCGACGATGTGGACGTCGGAGAGCTGGGCGAACGCCAGGACGCCGGAGCGTCGGGCGGCACGGTCGGCCGTGGGGGTGGCGACGAACTCGGCGCGGACGACGTGCGGCTCACCCGGACCGGCGACGACCTTGCGGTAGCCGCCCGTACCGGCCGGTCCGCGCTGCCACGTGCGGGCCAGCGTGGTGCCACTCGCCGCGACGGCGAGTGCCGGGACCGGACGGAGGATGCCGGTGACAGCTGCAGCGGCCAGGCCGCTCCGGATCAGGTTGCGTCGCGTGATCTGCACCACTGGAGGCTAGCGCCCGGAACGCCGTTCCGGCAGGGAATTGACCCGCGGGTCACAAAGCAGCCCGCGCGGCCGGCGTCACGGCCTCGGGAGATCGTGGACGTGCTTGCTCCCGGGCGGGTCGGCCGCGCAGGTCCGTCCCTGCGGGGGGAGCTCCCGCAGCTCCGGTCGGGCGACCCAGCCGCGCAGCGGCTTCGCGGCGCCGTCTCCGCCGGGGACCGTCTCGACCAGGACCCGGTCGTCCTTCACCGCGTACACGAGCACCTGGCGACCGCCATCGACATGCGCCGAGCCGATCGTGGCGCCGCAGAGCGGCGGCGCACCGACGAGGTGGAACTGCCCCCTCAGGTGGAAGTCGTCGAGCCATCCCGTGACCGACGGACCCTCCAGCGTCGTCACGCGCATCGCGGTGTGGTCGCGCTGCACGACCCGTACCAGCGTGCCGTCGTGGATCCGGCCCACGACAGCACCCGTGATCCGACCGCCGGACTCGCTGGCGCGGACCGGCACGCGGTCCAGGTCGACGAAGCCGTGGTCGTCCCGTCCGCTCACCATCGCCAGGCGCCCGTCGCCGGTGTCCTTCTCCCCCGCTGCCTCGCTGGCGCAGCCCGTGAGGAGCACGCCGGCGAGCGCGAGGCGGGCAGCACGGCTGGTCATGGGCAGGTGGCCGGGTTGGCCGTTCCCTTGGTGACGTTGGCCGACGCCGTGTCGCACCAGCTGCCGCCGTCTCCCACGCGGTGGATCACCTTGTCGGACTGCGCCGTGGGCCAGGAGTAGGACTTGCTGTCGAGCTCGACCCCGCCCGGGGAGACGTAACGGGCGTAGTCCGTGCCGGTGTTGTTGAGGAATCCGGACGCGAACTCGTAGACCCAGCGTCCGTGGGCCGGGATGACCGTCCCGGCCGGGATCGTCTTCGGTGCACCGCCAGCGTTGGCGACGTCGTCGACCTTGTAGCCCGACACGTCGACCGCCACCGCGGTCGGGTTGTAGAGCTCGATCCACTCGTTGCCGCTCGTGGGCGCGGGGAGGAACTCGTTGACCTTGACCACCGTCGGGTCGCCCTGCGTGCCGCCGCCACCGCTGTGCACACCGGAGACGTACGACCTCGTGCCGGCGTCGTAGTCGACGGAGAAGTCGGCGCCGCCGTTGGTGGTGTAGAGGTGCACCGTGCCGTTGCTGTTGAGCGTGCCGCTGTAGTCGATCGGCGCACCGGAGACGTCGGTGGTGTCGCAGGGGTTGTTGGCGAGGTAGATGTCGGCCCCGATGGCGCGGTAGGCGTCGAGGGTCCGGTTGGCCGGGTGACCGTAGGAGTTGGTACCGCACGAGATGAACGTCGTCTGCGGGTCCATGCCGTTGACGTACGCCGCCGAGCTGGAGTGGCCCGAGCCGTGGTGGTTGGCGCGCACGGTGTCGTAGGCCTGGTTGCCGAACTTGCCGACGAGCCCGGCTTCGATGTCGTTGTAGGTGTAGCCGTCGGCCGACGTGGAGTACTCGCCGTCGGAGTCGCCGGCCGTCGCGTACCGATAGCTGCCGTAGGTGGTCTTCACCGCCGTCGAGTAGTCGTTCTCGCTCGGCGGGACCGCGTCGGCGGAGTGGTCGCCGGAGACCGGCGTGGTGCCGTCGGCCTGCATCGTGCCGGCGGCATCGGCGTTGACGACGACCGACTGCGCGCCACCGCCGAGGTCGATCGTCGGCCACGAGGCCGGACTGGTCGTCAGCGGTACGACGTGCCCCTGGATGTTGGCGCGGTCTGCCTGCCCGGCCGGGCCGTAGAGCCAGCAGATGAACCGCCGCGCGGTCTGGCTGGTCGTACCGACGTTGTGCCAGGCCACTTCCGGGGCCGGCGCCGTGGCCGTGCCCACCTGGCACTGGCCGTCACCGTTGGCATCCGTCCAGCTGCCGGCGTCGCGGTCGTAGAGGGTGCCGACGGTGAAGTCGAGGCCACCCGAGGAGGCGGGCGCGAGCAGCTGCCACAGTCCGTTGCCGATCGAGGACGCACCGTCCTCCGGCACGTGGGCGTAGCCGATGTGGTCGAGGTGCTGGTGGCTGACCATGACGTAGTCGAGCGCGACAGGGTTGGCGCCCGTGCCGCAGATCGACCTGATCTGCTGGGCCACCTCGTAGGCCTTCGTCCCTGTGCCGGTGGAGTTCCACGCCCGCTCACCGAGGTCGACCAGCATGGTCGTGCCGGTCGGTCCGACGATCAGCTGGCTGTCGCCCTGGTCCACGTCGAACCAGTAGACGTTCAGCTCGCCCTGGCGCCACGTGCCACTGGTCGAGCACGAGGTGGCAGCGGCCGAGGCGGGGGCGGCAGTCGCGACCGGCACGGCGGCGAGCCCGGCCGCGACGGTGACGACGGCGGCGACGGAACGGAAGACGGACATCGGCACAGGCTCCTCGGGCGCGGGATGTTGCTCGACAGGAGCACTGTGCCGGTCCAGACCACGCCGCACGCACGTGGCATGCCGTACGAGCGGTTAACAGTGCGTAACGGTTGATTCCGGGGTCCGGGGACGACGAACGGCCCGCCACCCTCCCGCGAAGGGTGGGTGACGGGCCGCGTCGTACGGAGTCAGGCGGACTTGCGCTGGATCGCGCCGAGCACGCCGTTGACGAACGCCGGCGACTCGTCCGTGGACAGGTCGCGCACGAGGTTCATGGCCTCGGTGATCGCGACCGCGTCGGGGATGTCGTCGACGTAGAGCAGCTCGTAGACGCCGAGGCGCAGCACGTTGCGGTCGACCGCCGGCATGCGCTCGAGGCTCCAGCCCTGCGCGGACTCCGACAGCAGCGCGTCGATCTCCGCCGCGTGCTCGACGACGCCGAGCACGAGGGTGGTGGTGTAGGGGTTGGTCGGCGCCTCGCCGTCCTCGATCGCACGGTCCAGCGCGTCACGCGCGCTCTCCCCGCGGAGCTCGGAGGCGAACAGCAGGTCAAGAGCCCGCTTGCGGGCCTTGCCGCGAGCGCTCATCAGCCCTTCACTCGGGACAGGTAGGAGCCACCCTCGCGGGTGTCGACCTTGATCTTCTCGCCGTTCTCGATGAAGAGCGGGACCTGGATCTCGTGGCCGGTCTCGAGCGTGGCCGGCTTGGTGCGGCCGGTCGCGGAGTCGCCGACGACGCCGGGCTCGGTGTAGGAGATCGTGAGCTCGACCGAGGCCGGGAGCTCGACGTAGAGGACACGGCCCTCGTTCATCGCGATGATGACGTCCATGTTCTCGAGGAGGTAGTTGGGCGCGTCGCCCATCAGCTCCGGCTGGACCTCGACCTGCTCGAACGTGTCGCCGTCCATGAAGACGTACGCCGAGCCGTCGTTGTAGAGGTACTGGTAGGTGCGCTTGTCGACCGTGGCGGTCTCGACCTTGGTGCCGGCGTTGAAGGTCTTGTCGACGTTCTTGCCCGACTCGACGTTCTTGAGCTTGGTGCGGACGAACGCGGGGCCCTTGCCAGGCTTCACGTGCTGGAACTCGACGA
The sequence above is a segment of the Nocardioides jiangxiensis genome. Coding sequences within it:
- a CDS encoding TIGR03767 family metallophosphoesterase, translating into MQITRRNLIRSGLAAAAVTGILRPVPALAVAASGTTLARTWQRGPAGTGGYRKVVAGPGEPHVVRAEFVATPTADRAARRSGVLAFAQLSDVHIVDAQSPMRLEWVDRFDDTDIDGDPTTGLASSAYRAHEMLSTQVADAMVRAINEVAAAAPVTGLPLALAIQTGDNADNAQYNETRWNIAVLSGGTVLTPDSGNRTRWEGVADQDLLSYDLHYWHPDGQPLLRPVDIPRKEYGFPVVPGLLDAARRPFTPVGLRMPWFTAFGNHDGGVQGNFPPGTLGAGMSAIATGSLKIISPPSGLSQADLLHALRTDPLGLLNNLLGTLELGTHVRLVSPDPDRRILTRRQIVEEHFTTTGTPVGHGFTEANRADGTAYYTFVRGDVQFLVLDTVNPNGYSNGSIDQPQMDWLAAELAAPRAAYQIVCSHHTSETMDNPLIVTGGDPNPRVQGPAVVALLQEHPRVIAWINGHSHRNQIWARPGGKRGFWEINTASHVDFPQQSRLLEIADNGDGTLSLFCTMVDHAAGTWSGSLANTVQLAALARELSANDWQEHTTNRSGEPTDRNVELLIQKP
- a CDS encoding lamin tail domain-containing protein, yielding MSVFRSVAAVVTVAAGLAAVPVATAAPASAAATSCSTSGTWRQGELNVYWFDVDQGDSQLIVGPTGTTMLVDLGERAWNSTGTGTKAYEVAQQIRSICGTGANPVALDYVMVSHQHLDHIGYAHVPEDGASSIGNGLWQLLAPASSGGLDFTVGTLYDRDAGSWTDANGDGQCQVGTATAPAPEVAWHNVGTTSQTARRFICWLYGPAGQADRANIQGHVVPLTTSPASWPTIDLGGGAQSVVVNADAAGTMQADGTTPVSGDHSADAVPPSENDYSTAVKTTYGSYRYATAGDSDGEYSTSADGYTYNDIEAGLVGKFGNQAYDTVRANHHGSGHSSSAAYVNGMDPQTTFISCGTNSYGHPANRTLDAYRAIGADIYLANNPCDTTDVSGAPIDYSGTLNSNGTVHLYTTNGGADFSVDYDAGTRSYVSGVHSGGGGTQGDPTVVKVNEFLPAPTSGNEWIELYNPTAVAVDVSGYKVDDVANAGGAPKTIPAGTVIPAHGRWVYEFASGFLNNTGTDYARYVSPGGVELDSKSYSWPTAQSDKVIHRVGDGGSWCDTASANVTKGTANPATCP
- the nusB gene encoding transcription antitermination factor NusB, whose protein sequence is MSARGKARKRALDLLFASELRGESARDALDRAIEDGEAPTNPYTTTLVLGVVEHAAEIDALLSESAQGWSLERMPAVDRNVLRLGVYELLYVDDIPDAVAITEAMNLVRDLSTDESPAFVNGVLGAIQRKSA
- the efp gene encoding elongation factor P; this encodes MATTNDLKNGMVLNLEGQLWQVVEFQHVKPGKGPAFVRTKLKNVESGKNVDKTFNAGTKVETATVDKRTYQYLYNDGSAYVFMDGDTFEQVEVQPELMGDAPNYLLENMDVIIAMNEGRVLYVELPASVELTISYTEPGVVGDSATGRTKPATLETGHEIQVPLFIENGEKIKVDTREGGSYLSRVKG